In uncultured Trichococcus sp., one DNA window encodes the following:
- a CDS encoding saccharopine dehydrogenase family protein, whose translation MSRALIIGAGGVSNVVCHKCAQNSEVFEEFMIASRTKSKCDEIKDRIESGIYAGRSKITTAQVDANNVPELVALINEYKPDIVINVALPYQDLTIMDACLETKTDYVDTANYEPEDTAKFEYKWQWDYRERFEKAGITALLGSGFDPGVTSVFSAYAQKHHFDEIHTIDILDCNGGDHGYPFATNFNPEINIREVTANGSYWENGKWIETEPMEIKREYNFDQVGKKDMYLLHHEEIESLALNIKGIKRIRFFMTFGESYLTHLKVLENVGMTSIEPIEFEGKQIVPLQFLKAVLPDPASLGPRTKGKTNIGNIFTGIKDGKEKTYYIYNVCDHEECYKEVGSQAVSYTTGVPAMIGAAMVLTGQWKKPGVYNIEEFDPDPFMEALNVYGLPWQEDFNPTLVD comes from the coding sequence ATGAGTAGAGCTTTAATTATTGGTGCCGGTGGCGTTTCCAACGTCGTATGCCATAAATGTGCCCAAAATTCAGAAGTGTTCGAAGAATTTATGATTGCCAGTCGTACAAAGTCAAAATGCGATGAAATCAAAGATCGGATCGAAAGCGGCATTTATGCTGGGCGTTCCAAAATCACGACTGCCCAAGTGGATGCGAACAATGTTCCTGAATTAGTGGCGCTGATCAATGAATACAAACCGGATATCGTGATTAATGTGGCTTTGCCATACCAAGACTTGACCATCATGGATGCCTGTCTTGAAACAAAAACTGATTATGTCGACACAGCGAACTATGAACCGGAAGATACAGCAAAATTTGAATACAAATGGCAATGGGATTACCGCGAGCGTTTCGAAAAAGCCGGCATCACCGCGTTGTTGGGATCAGGCTTTGACCCGGGCGTAACGAGCGTATTCTCTGCCTACGCGCAGAAACACCATTTCGATGAAATCCATACAATCGATATCCTGGACTGCAACGGCGGCGACCATGGCTATCCATTCGCTACAAACTTCAATCCGGAGATCAACATCCGCGAAGTGACCGCGAACGGAAGCTATTGGGAAAACGGCAAGTGGATCGAAACGGAACCGATGGAAATCAAGCGGGAATACAATTTCGATCAAGTCGGCAAGAAAGATATGTACTTGCTGCACCACGAAGAAATCGAATCTTTGGCTTTGAACATCAAAGGCATCAAACGCATCCGTTTCTTCATGACTTTCGGCGAAAGCTATCTGACGCATTTGAAAGTATTGGAAAACGTCGGCATGACTTCCATCGAGCCGATCGAATTCGAAGGCAAACAAATCGTGCCGCTGCAATTCCTGAAAGCCGTATTGCCTGATCCAGCTTCATTGGGACCGCGCACAAAAGGAAAAACGAACATCGGTAACATCTTCACCGGAATCAAAGACGGCAAAGAGAAGACATACTACATCTACAACGTCTGCGATCATGAAGAGTGCTACAAAGAAGTCGGCTCACAAGCCGTTTCCTACACAACCGGCGTCCCTGCGATGATCGGGGCAGCTATGGTCTTGACCGGACAGTGGAAAAAACCAGGCGTGTACAACATCGAAGAATTCGATCCGGATCCATTCATGGAAGCATTGAACGTCTATGGCTTGCCTTGGCAAGAGGACTTCAATCCTACCTTGGTCGACTAG
- the nspC gene encoding carboxynorspermidine decarboxylase — protein sequence MDFQALPTPSYVVDETLLRRNLEILKSVKDQTGCKILLAQKAFSMYHFYPLIAEYLDGTTASSVHEAQLGYEEFGKETHVFAPAFKKEEMEALLPIVDHIVFNSPNQVKLYAEMVKKSDRPIEIGLRVNPELSTQDHALYDPASPFSRLGTTAVNFDESQVELLDGLHFHTLCEQGSDALEATLVAFEEKFGKYLHGMKWVNFGGGHHITKEGYDIAKLVKLVNYIKNKYDVQVYLEPGEAIALNAGFLVASVLETTYNQMNLAILDTSATCHMPDVLEMPYRPFIIGSGEANEKAHTYRLGGQTCLAGDVIGDYSFDEPLMAGDRLIFTDMAIYSMVKNTTFNGIQLPAIAAHTVKEGTKVIKTFGYEDFKSRL from the coding sequence ATCGATTTTCAAGCCTTGCCGACTCCCAGCTATGTGGTGGATGAGACTTTATTGCGCCGCAATCTGGAAATCCTGAAATCGGTCAAGGATCAGACGGGCTGCAAGATTTTGTTGGCCCAAAAAGCTTTTTCAATGTATCATTTCTATCCTTTGATCGCCGAGTATCTGGACGGCACGACCGCCAGCTCTGTCCACGAAGCACAACTGGGTTATGAGGAATTCGGCAAGGAGACGCATGTCTTTGCGCCGGCTTTCAAGAAGGAAGAAATGGAGGCGTTGCTCCCGATCGTGGATCACATCGTCTTCAATTCCCCTAACCAAGTGAAGTTGTATGCCGAAATGGTGAAAAAAAGCGATCGGCCGATCGAAATCGGGCTGCGCGTCAATCCTGAACTTTCCACACAGGACCATGCGCTTTATGACCCGGCCAGTCCGTTTTCCCGTTTGGGCACGACCGCCGTCAATTTCGACGAAAGCCAAGTCGAACTGTTGGACGGTCTGCATTTCCACACCCTTTGCGAACAGGGGTCCGATGCCTTGGAAGCGACATTGGTCGCATTCGAAGAGAAATTCGGAAAATACCTGCACGGCATGAAGTGGGTGAATTTCGGAGGCGGACATCACATCACCAAAGAAGGCTACGACATCGCCAAATTGGTGAAGCTTGTCAATTACATCAAAAATAAATATGACGTGCAAGTCTACCTTGAGCCTGGCGAAGCGATCGCATTGAATGCGGGCTTCTTGGTTGCGAGTGTGTTGGAAACGACCTATAACCAGATGAATCTGGCCATTCTGGATACATCGGCGACTTGCCACATGCCTGACGTATTGGAAATGCCGTACCGTCCGTTCATCATCGGTTCCGGTGAGGCGAACGAAAAAGCCCATACGTACCGCTTGGGCGGACAGACTTGCTTGGCAGGGGACGTCATCGGGGATTATTCTTTCGATGAACCGCTGATGGCGGGCGACCGCCTGATCTTCACGGATATGGCCATCTATTCCATGGTGAAGAACACGACTTTCAATGGTATCCAACTGCCGGCCATCGCGGCCCATACGGTCAAAGAAGGCACAAAAGTCATCAAAACCTTCGGATACGAAGATTTCAAATCACGGTTATAG
- the leuC gene encoding 3-isopropylmalate dehydratase large subunit produces MSRTLFDKLWDRHVIAGPEGEPQLLYVDLHLIHEVTSPQGFDGLRETNRQVRRPDKTIATVDHNVPTEDVFNIKDLISKKQIEALQKNCEEFNIPLMDIGTANQGIVHMVGPELGATQPGKIVVCGDSHTATHGAFGAMAFGIGSSEVEHVFATQSIWQKKPKSMGVKITGKLPAGVYAKDIILHLIATYGTAFGSGYAIEFYGDTVEALTMEERMTICNMSIEFGAKIGMMAPDQTTYDYLRGRRYAPENMEKAIADWETLKSDPDAAYDTSIAIDVSDLAPYVTWGTNPGMGVQFGEKFPEIQDKNDERAYNYMDLQPGQTAEDIPLGFVFIGSCTNARLSDLIEAAKYVKGGKVPDHIQAMVVPGSRTVRNAAAELGLDKIFIDAGFEWREPGCSACLGMNPDKVPAGVHCASTSNRNFEGRQGKGSRTHLVSPAMAGAAAVNGKFVDIRKEAVTYGAN; encoded by the coding sequence ATGAGCAGAACACTTTTTGATAAACTTTGGGATAGACACGTCATTGCAGGCCCGGAAGGCGAACCGCAACTGCTGTACGTGGATCTGCACCTGATCCATGAAGTCACTTCTCCACAAGGTTTCGACGGCTTGCGCGAAACCAACCGCCAAGTCCGACGCCCTGACAAAACAATTGCGACTGTCGACCACAATGTGCCGACCGAAGATGTTTTCAATATCAAAGATCTTATTTCGAAGAAACAGATCGAAGCCTTGCAAAAAAACTGTGAAGAATTCAATATTCCGTTGATGGATATCGGAACAGCCAACCAAGGGATCGTCCACATGGTCGGACCGGAATTGGGTGCAACCCAACCAGGGAAGATTGTTGTCTGTGGGGATTCGCATACGGCTACACATGGCGCTTTCGGAGCGATGGCATTCGGTATCGGCAGCTCGGAAGTGGAGCATGTTTTTGCAACGCAATCGATCTGGCAGAAGAAACCGAAGTCGATGGGCGTCAAAATCACCGGCAAATTGCCTGCGGGCGTCTATGCGAAAGACATCATCCTTCACTTGATTGCCACATATGGTACTGCTTTCGGATCCGGCTATGCAATTGAATTCTATGGGGATACTGTGGAAGCCTTGACGATGGAAGAACGGATGACGATCTGCAACATGTCCATCGAATTTGGCGCCAAAATCGGCATGATGGCGCCAGATCAGACTACCTATGATTATCTGCGCGGCCGCCGCTACGCACCTGAAAATATGGAGAAAGCCATTGCCGATTGGGAGACTCTGAAGAGCGACCCGGATGCGGCCTATGACACTTCCATCGCTATCGATGTTTCCGACTTGGCGCCTTATGTAACTTGGGGAACAAATCCAGGAATGGGCGTACAGTTCGGCGAGAAATTCCCTGAAATCCAGGATAAGAATGACGAGCGTGCCTACAACTACATGGATCTGCAACCTGGCCAAACGGCTGAAGACATTCCATTGGGCTTTGTCTTCATCGGTTCTTGTACGAATGCGCGTCTGTCCGATTTGATCGAAGCGGCCAAGTATGTTAAGGGCGGAAAAGTTCCTGATCATATCCAAGCAATGGTCGTTCCGGGCAGCCGGACAGTCCGTAATGCTGCCGCGGAATTGGGCTTGGACAAGATTTTCATCGATGCGGGATTTGAATGGCGCGAACCAGGCTGTTCGGCTTGTTTGGGGATGAATCCGGACAAAGTACCTGCCGGCGTGCACTGTGCTTCGACTTCCAACCGTAACTTTGAAGGCCGTCAAGGGAAGGGTTCCCGGACTCACCTGGTCAGCCCGGCCATGGCGGGAGCTGCCGCAGTGAACGGTAAATTTGTGGATATCAGAAAGGAAGCAGTGACTTATGGAGCCAATTAA
- a CDS encoding 2-isopropylmalate synthase — protein MTEKQYIQFFDTTLRDGEQTPGVNFNTKEKVQIALQMEKWGIDVIEAGFPISSEGDFEAVKAIAGAVKNMTVAGLARCNEKDIDAAYEALKDAADPQIHIFIATSPVHMEFKLKMSKEEVLASVAHHVAYAKSKFEKVQFSPEDATRSDWDFLVEVVNLAIEKGATVINIPDTVGYTNPTEFGNLFKYLKQNVTRFDDVIFSSHCHDDLGMATANALAAVENGALRVEGTINGIGERAGNTALEEVAVALHIRKNYYEKETGMVLKETKRTSDLVSRLSGMPIPRNKAVIGGNAYAHESGIHQDGVLKNPETYEIITPQLVGVEHNSLPLGKLSGRHAFVDRIAQMGYEITDPAEIKILFARFKELADKKKNVTEEDIHALMVGKSIEDESAYELKRLQVQFVKDGVQAAIVGIQDKGNKDAKMQDSATGSGSIEAIYNTINRIMEQEIILKEYNIEAITGGKDAQAEVHVVVEDEDGKSYNGTGIDFDVLTASAKAYIQASGKAKNKQTIEKVSAHF, from the coding sequence ATGACCGAAAAACAGTATATTCAATTCTTTGATACGACCCTGCGCGACGGGGAACAGACGCCTGGCGTGAACTTCAATACGAAGGAGAAAGTACAGATTGCCTTGCAGATGGAAAAATGGGGGATCGATGTCATCGAGGCAGGGTTCCCGATTTCTTCAGAAGGAGACTTCGAAGCGGTAAAGGCGATCGCCGGCGCTGTCAAAAACATGACGGTAGCAGGACTTGCGCGTTGCAATGAAAAGGATATCGATGCGGCTTATGAAGCCTTGAAGGATGCGGCAGATCCACAGATCCACATTTTTATTGCGACCAGCCCCGTCCATATGGAATTCAAGCTGAAAATGAGCAAAGAAGAAGTGCTGGCCTCTGTTGCACACCATGTGGCATACGCTAAATCAAAATTCGAGAAAGTCCAGTTCTCTCCTGAGGATGCGACCAGAAGCGATTGGGATTTTTTGGTTGAAGTCGTCAATCTAGCTATCGAAAAGGGTGCAACGGTCATCAACATTCCTGATACCGTTGGCTATACCAATCCGACCGAATTCGGCAATCTCTTCAAATACCTGAAGCAAAACGTAACCCGCTTTGATGACGTAATTTTCTCCTCCCATTGCCACGACGATCTGGGTATGGCAACGGCAAACGCTTTGGCTGCAGTCGAAAATGGCGCGCTTCGGGTAGAAGGCACCATCAACGGAATCGGAGAGCGTGCAGGAAATACGGCACTTGAGGAAGTTGCAGTCGCGCTTCACATCCGCAAAAACTATTATGAAAAAGAAACGGGTATGGTGCTCAAGGAAACGAAGCGCACGAGCGATTTGGTCAGCCGTCTTTCCGGCATGCCAATTCCGCGCAACAAAGCCGTCATCGGCGGCAATGCCTACGCACACGAGTCCGGTATCCATCAGGATGGTGTGCTGAAGAACCCGGAAACATACGAAATCATCACACCGCAATTGGTCGGTGTGGAGCATAACTCATTGCCGCTTGGCAAGCTTTCCGGCCGGCACGCCTTTGTGGATCGGATTGCGCAAATGGGCTATGAAATAACCGATCCGGCTGAAATCAAAATACTGTTCGCCCGCTTCAAAGAACTGGCTGACAAGAAGAAGAACGTCACCGAAGAGGACATCCATGCGCTGATGGTGGGCAAATCGATCGAGGATGAATCGGCTTACGAGCTGAAACGCCTGCAAGTGCAGTTTGTGAAAGATGGCGTCCAAGCGGCAATCGTCGGCATCCAGGACAAGGGCAATAAAGATGCGAAGATGCAGGATTCCGCGACCGGATCGGGAAGCATCGAAGCGATCTACAACACCATCAACCGCATTATGGAGCAAGAAATCATTCTGAAGGAATACAACATTGAAGCCATCACAGGCGGGAAAGATGCCCAAGCAGAAGTGCACGTTGTCGTTGAGGATGAGGACGGCAAGAGCTATAACGGCACAGGCATCGACTTCGACGTCCTGACGGCATCCGCGAAAGCGTATATCCAAGCCAGCGGAAAAGCAAAAAATAAACAGACAATAGAAAAAGTATCAGCACATTTCTGA
- a CDS encoding transposase has protein sequence MYITVQKDLNWLWHPIQFSRPQADLVRNRDWSIVDNGRTFSINTLKGRVKCGFFLKGFEEYLDGTWAFGLAKLVKSGKHWFLHISVKKEIAEMEVKDIKHVVGIDRGLRQLVTTYDEKDKTTFFNGSAVVKKRRHYKELRRSLQARNTRNSKRRIRKMESRENRWMADVNHCLSKTLVSTYGSDTVFVLEDLVGVRFATEQVAKAQRYEQVSWAFFQFGQMLTYKASKVGSMVVEVSAAYTSQRCPKCGTIKKSNRDKHHHEYHCPCGYCSNDDRVGAMNIQQLGTQYVSGVANPKFEKQQANS, from the coding sequence GTGTACATTACAGTTCAAAAGGACCTGAATTGGCTCTGGCACCCTATCCAGTTTTCTCGACCACAAGCAGATTTGGTGCGCAATCGCGATTGGAGTATTGTCGATAACGGCAGAACGTTTTCAATCAATACGCTGAAGGGGCGCGTGAAGTGCGGTTTTTTCCTCAAGGGTTTTGAAGAGTATCTTGACGGTACCTGGGCGTTTGGTTTGGCGAAATTGGTCAAGTCAGGCAAGCATTGGTTCTTGCATATTTCGGTAAAAAAAGAAATCGCCGAAATGGAAGTGAAAGACATCAAACATGTTGTCGGAATCGACAGAGGGTTGCGCCAATTAGTGACAACCTATGACGAAAAAGACAAAACCACTTTCTTCAACGGAAGTGCAGTCGTGAAAAAGCGCAGACACTACAAAGAACTGCGCCGTAGTTTGCAGGCACGCAACACCAGGAACTCCAAACGTCGTATCCGGAAAATGGAAAGTCGAGAGAACCGTTGGATGGCAGATGTGAACCACTGCCTGTCTAAGACACTCGTATCCACCTATGGTTCTGATACGGTATTTGTGTTGGAAGATTTGGTTGGCGTGCGTTTCGCCACGGAACAAGTTGCGAAAGCACAACGCTATGAGCAAGTATCGTGGGCGTTCTTTCAATTCGGGCAAATGCTCACTTACAAAGCCAGCAAAGTTGGCTCCATGGTGGTTGAAGTAAGTGCCGCATACACAAGTCAGCGGTGTCCCAAGTGTGGCACAATCAAAAAATCCAATCGGGATAAGCACCATCACGAATATCACTGCCCATGCGGGTATTGCTCAAACGATGACCGTGTTGGCGCAATGAATATTCAACAACTTGGGACACAATACGTAAGCGGTGTAGCGAATCCCAAATTCGAGAAACAACAAGCAAATTCCTAG
- the leuD gene encoding 3-isopropylmalate dehydratase small subunit, whose product MEPIKVHNGKAVALMNNNIDTDQIIPKVFLKRIEKTGFGAFVFDEWRFLKNGDPNPEFPLNDADRQEATILVTGDNFGCGSSREHAAWALKDYRFRVIIAGSYSDIFYMNSLKNGLLLIELPQEQRDALAQLPADETIQIDLPNQVVRTSTAEYPFAIDPTWKHKLENGIDDITETMAYAEQIDAYEAKWDNIYA is encoded by the coding sequence ATGGAGCCAATTAAAGTACATAACGGTAAGGCCGTTGCCTTGATGAACAACAACATCGACACCGATCAAATCATCCCGAAAGTATTTCTGAAACGGATCGAAAAAACAGGCTTCGGCGCTTTTGTTTTCGATGAATGGCGCTTCCTGAAAAATGGCGATCCGAATCCGGAGTTCCCTTTGAACGACGCCGACCGCCAAGAAGCGACGATCCTTGTGACCGGGGATAATTTCGGCTGCGGCTCTTCCCGTGAGCATGCCGCTTGGGCATTGAAGGATTACCGTTTCCGTGTCATCATCGCCGGCAGTTACAGCGATATCTTCTACATGAATTCCTTGAAGAACGGTCTGTTGCTGATTGAGTTGCCGCAAGAACAACGCGATGCTTTGGCCCAGTTGCCGGCGGATGAAACCATCCAGATCGATTTGCCGAATCAAGTGGTCAGAACCAGCACAGCCGAGTATCCTTTCGCCATCGATCCGACTTGGAAACACAAACTGGAGAACGGCATCGATGACATCACCGAAACGATGGCCTATGCCGAACAGATTGATGCGTATGAAGCAAAATGGGACAATATTTATGCATAG
- the leuB gene encoding 3-isopropylmalate dehydrogenase — MNYTIAALPGDGIGPEIMESGLTLLETLGKKFHHEFNVTVYPFGGAGIDETGDPIPPQTIKGCSEADAILLAAIGGPKWEKAEKTPEDGLLQLRKTLGLFSNIRPIAVSDSIAHLSPLKTERVKGTDFIVVRELTGGLYFGQPKHWNDEEATDTLFYKKSEIDRIVRQAFDIAMTRSKKLTSVDKANVLASSKLWRKTVNEIATEYPEVTVDHLYVDAASMKIIQDPTSFDVIVTENMFGDILSDEASVITGSLGMLPSGSHAVSGPSLYEPIHGSAPDIAGKNIANPMSMILSVAMMLRQSFQLHEEAAALEKAASEVMNAGFLTADLGGTTTTTAFTEQVKVILEK; from the coding sequence ATGAATTATACGATTGCAGCATTGCCCGGAGATGGCATTGGACCAGAGATAATGGAAAGCGGCTTGACTTTGCTGGAAACACTCGGCAAAAAATTTCATCATGAATTCAACGTGACGGTTTACCCATTCGGAGGTGCCGGCATTGATGAAACCGGCGATCCGATTCCACCACAAACAATCAAAGGCTGTTCGGAAGCTGACGCGATCCTTTTGGCCGCAATCGGCGGGCCGAAATGGGAAAAAGCCGAGAAAACACCGGAAGATGGCCTTTTGCAATTGCGTAAGACATTGGGACTTTTCTCGAATATCCGCCCGATCGCGGTCAGCGACAGCATCGCCCACCTGTCACCGTTGAAGACGGAACGGGTAAAAGGCACTGACTTCATCGTGGTCCGCGAATTGACAGGCGGCCTGTACTTCGGCCAGCCGAAGCACTGGAACGATGAGGAAGCGACAGATACTCTCTTCTATAAGAAGAGCGAAATCGATCGGATCGTCCGCCAAGCATTTGACATCGCGATGACGCGCAGCAAAAAGCTGACTTCCGTCGACAAAGCGAACGTATTGGCCAGCAGCAAACTGTGGCGCAAGACCGTTAATGAAATCGCGACAGAATATCCGGAAGTCACCGTCGATCATTTGTATGTCGATGCGGCTTCGATGAAAATCATCCAAGATCCGACTTCATTCGATGTCATCGTAACTGAAAACATGTTCGGGGATATCCTTAGCGACGAAGCATCCGTCATCACAGGCTCATTAGGCATGCTGCCTTCCGGAAGCCATGCGGTATCTGGTCCATCCCTATATGAACCAATCCATGGTTCCGCACCGGACATCGCCGGTAAAAACATCGCAAATCCGATGTCGATGATCCTGTCCGTTGCCATGATGCTGCGTCAAAGCTTCCAGCTGCATGAAGAGGCTGCTGCGCTTGAAAAAGCGGCCTCCGAGGTGATGAATGCCGGTTTCCTGACGGCTGATCTGGGCGGCACGACGACAACGACAGCATTTACTGAACAAGTGAAAGTCATTTTGGAAAAGTGA
- a CDS encoding CapA family protein, which yields MLVTSLAIMGLWGCTDEPDTVSEVVSLDAASEQNDAVFENEEEKIISFIGVGDNLIHDSIFRDAELADGIYDFKFIYENVAEDIEDADIAFLNQETISAGDDYPYSGYPAFNTPPEIAQDMNDLGFDLVNGATNHALDYDYPGALNSLSVWNEQEDVVYTGIYESQADRDTIRTIEREDVTFAFLAYTYGTNGIQPDTSYRVAYFDEEQIRQDVAKAKNVSDVVIVSAHWGDENTQEVNEMQRSYAQLFADLEVDVVIGTHPHILQPIEWVTGENQNKTLVVYSLGNFIAHSLTDYNTLGGMVTFDFIVADDDTATIENVQFVPTVSHYVADPGNVEYSRRDFKIYKLENYSGKIASEHGLNGYEGLEITPDNYLSIAKKVIPAEMLD from the coding sequence ATGTTAGTGACTTCGTTGGCGATAATGGGTTTATGGGGGTGCACGGATGAACCGGATACGGTTTCTGAAGTTGTATCCTTGGACGCCGCTTCCGAACAAAATGATGCAGTTTTCGAAAATGAGGAGGAAAAAATCATTTCCTTCATCGGAGTCGGTGACAATCTGATTCATGATTCCATTTTCCGGGATGCGGAACTGGCGGACGGAATTTATGATTTCAAGTTCATCTACGAAAATGTGGCAGAGGATATTGAAGACGCGGATATCGCTTTTCTGAATCAAGAGACGATCAGCGCCGGGGATGATTATCCCTATTCCGGCTACCCAGCGTTCAATACACCGCCCGAAATCGCCCAGGACATGAACGATCTAGGCTTTGATTTGGTCAACGGCGCAACGAACCATGCCTTGGATTATGATTATCCCGGCGCGCTCAATTCCCTGTCCGTCTGGAATGAACAGGAGGATGTCGTCTACACAGGCATTTATGAGAGTCAAGCTGACCGTGACACAATCCGGACGATTGAAAGAGAAGATGTCACATTCGCTTTTTTGGCCTATACCTACGGGACGAACGGTATTCAGCCGGACACCTCCTATCGTGTTGCGTACTTTGACGAAGAGCAGATCCGCCAAGATGTCGCCAAGGCCAAAAATGTCAGCGATGTCGTTATCGTTTCGGCGCACTGGGGCGATGAAAATACGCAGGAAGTCAATGAGATGCAGCGTTCTTATGCGCAACTGTTCGCCGATCTGGAGGTGGATGTCGTCATCGGCACGCATCCGCATATCCTGCAGCCGATCGAGTGGGTGACGGGCGAAAATCAAAATAAAACACTGGTGGTCTATTCATTGGGAAATTTCATCGCACATTCGCTGACGGATTACAATACGCTCGGCGGCATGGTGACATTCGACTTTATCGTTGCCGATGATGATACAGCGACCATCGAAAACGTCCAATTCGTGCCTACCGTTTCGCATTATGTTGCGGATCCTGGGAATGTCGAATACTCAAGGCGTGATTTCAAAATTTACAAACTGGAAAACTACTCGGGGAAAATCGCCTCAGAGCATGGTTTGAACGGTTATGAAGGTTTGGAAATAACCCCTGATAATTATCTTTCCATCGCGAAGAAGGTCATCCCTGCAGAAATGTTGGATTGA